A genome region from Candidatus Bathyarchaeia archaeon includes the following:
- a CDS encoding aldehyde ferredoxin oxidoreductase family protein codes for MPGGYMGKILKVDLTAKTLKTESISEDVAKKYLGGKGYAVYIFYNYLKEYESKGISPSDINPLSPENILIFATGPGTGVLGFPCSGRYHVMALRSPLTGSIGSANSGGEWGPFLKFSGYDMIVIEGASEDPVYLSIVNGVAELGSASDLWGKNVFDTCRILSRRVGGKNTSVACIGPAGENLVRMACIVNDEHRAAGRTGLGAVMGSKKLKAIVVSGDEKVPVANPDEFREVSRRCLETMRRNRVTSEGLPTYGTSILINVINTAGGLPYKNWQTGVNPYADKISGETLAETYLTSRRACWGCTIGCGRVTSVPSGPFQIIGTEGPEYESIWALGGSTGVKDLDAIIKANHYCDEFGMDPISLGSTIAAAMELYERGYIPKEDLQGLDLRFGNSTALVEAVWRTAYKVGFGKYLALGSKKLCEIYGHPELSMSVKGLEMPAYDPRAIKGIGLTYATANRGGCHVTGYTVSAEILGIPEKIDPLTPEGKAKWAKLFQDFTCVVNSTVNCLFSTFALGVKDYADLLSAVTGWSLSENEILKIGERIYNLERVIINKLGFDGKDDILPKRLLEEPMPEGPAKGHVVELEKMKEEYYKLRGWVNGIPTIEKLKELEIEL; via the coding sequence ATGCCGGGCGGATATATGGGGAAGATTCTGAAAGTTGACTTGACCGCTAAAACATTAAAGACTGAATCAATATCAGAAGATGTTGCTAAGAAATATCTTGGCGGTAAAGGCTACGCAGTTTACATATTTTACAATTACTTAAAGGAATATGAATCTAAAGGGATATCGCCATCCGATATAAATCCTTTAAGCCCAGAAAATATTCTAATATTCGCAACTGGTCCAGGGACAGGTGTACTTGGCTTTCCATGTTCAGGTAGATATCATGTTATGGCATTACGATCTCCTCTAACTGGTTCTATTGGAAGCGCTAATTCAGGTGGCGAGTGGGGTCCATTCTTAAAGTTCTCAGGCTATGATATGATTGTTATTGAGGGTGCATCTGAGGATCCTGTTTACCTCTCGATCGTTAATGGAGTTGCTGAGCTGGGAAGCGCCAGCGACCTATGGGGTAAAAATGTTTTTGATACATGTAGGATACTCTCGAGGAGGGTTGGTGGAAAAAATACTAGTGTAGCATGTATTGGGCCGGCTGGCGAAAACCTAGTTCGAATGGCATGCATAGTTAATGATGAGCATAGGGCTGCTGGTAGAACTGGCTTGGGCGCTGTTATGGGCTCAAAGAAGCTTAAGGCTATAGTTGTCTCAGGCGACGAGAAGGTTCCAGTAGCTAATCCAGATGAGTTTAGAGAGGTCTCGAGAAGATGTCTAGAAACCATGAGAAGGAATCGCGTTACTAGTGAGGGGCTACCGACATATGGCACATCAATCCTAATAAACGTTATTAATACTGCTGGCGGCCTACCATATAAGAATTGGCAGACTGGCGTAAACCCGTACGCTGATAAGATAAGTGGTGAAACATTGGCCGAAACATATTTAACTAGTAGAAGAGCCTGCTGGGGATGTACAATAGGGTGTGGCAGGGTCACAAGCGTCCCCTCAGGTCCATTCCAGATAATTGGAACAGAGGGTCCGGAATATGAGTCGATATGGGCTTTGGGAGGATCAACGGGAGTCAAAGATTTAGACGCTATAATTAAGGCTAACCATTACTGTGATGAGTTTGGGATGGATCCAATAAGCTTAGGCTCAACAATAGCGGCTGCTATGGAATTATATGAGAGGGGCTACATTCCAAAGGAGGACCTTCAGGGCTTAGATTTGAGATTTGGAAACTCTACCGCTCTTGTTGAGGCTGTTTGGCGAACAGCGTATAAGGTTGGTTTTGGCAAGTATTTGGCTCTCGGCTCAAAGAAGCTATGTGAAATCTATGGTCATCCTGAACTCTCAATGAGCGTTAAAGGGCTTGAGATGCCAGCCTATGATCCGAGGGCTATTAAGGGCATAGGCTTAACTTATGCCACAGCGAATAGAGGGGGCTGCCATGTAACCGGATATACAGTCTCAGCGGAGATTCTAGGTATCCCTGAAAAAATAGATCCATTAACACCGGAAGGCAAGGCTAAGTGGGCTAAGCTCTTCCAAGACTTCACATGCGTTGTTAACTCCACAGTTAACTGCTTGTTCTCAACATTCGCATTGGGAGTTAAAGATTACGCTGACCTCCTTTCAGCAGTTACAGGTTGGAGCCTGTCAGAGAATGAGATATTGAAGATTGGTGAGAGGATATACAATTTGGAGAGAGTGATAATAAACAAGCTTGGTTTTGATGGAAAAGACGATATTTTACCTAAACGTTTACTTGAGGAACCAATGCCTGAGGGACCAGCTAAAGGACATGTGGTTGAACTAGAAAAGATGAAGGAAGAATATTATAAGCTTAGAGGCTGGGTTAACGGTATACCAACCATTGAAAAATTAAAAGAGCTCGAAATTGAGCTCTGA
- a CDS encoding MoaD/ThiS family protein, whose translation MPEVSVKVLLFATLRKKYGTKELVVNCDGTLRSLIENVSKILGEDFFNDVYDKEHGKVRDDLIFTINGRNIKDLKGDVSLKDQDIISIFPPLAGG comes from the coding sequence ATGCCAGAGGTATCAGTTAAAGTGCTGCTATTCGCGACGCTGAGAAAAAAGTATGGGACTAAGGAATTAGTAGTTAATTGTGATGGAACCTTAAGGAGCTTAATCGAAAATGTATCAAAGATTCTCGGCGAAGACTTTTTTAATGACGTTTATGACAAAGAGCATGGAAAAGTTAGGGATGATCTTATATTTACGATTAATGGGAGAAATATCAAGGACCTAAAAGGAGATGTAAGTTTAAAGGATCAGGACATAATATCCATATTTCCACCATTAGCAGGCGGTTAA
- a CDS encoding radical SAM protein, with translation MDGDYPEALQIEVTNRCNFNCQMCVRRIWNTTLVDLNLDLYKKLASTFKHLKRLILYGLGEPFVNPSFIEMLKIAKENLPKDSEIIVSTNGSLLNPILSEKILKIGVDNISFSIDTADMSKLKYIREGSEPSALLSNFRHIARMKRLNKNSFKLGIEAVIMKSNFMDLPNLIEETAREDVDYILVSHVVPYTRDMFSNSMYITISKKPLEIVKSILPYGRRIILDSIYEELGRIYGVKSEFGVSKIISEFWKEAEKTGYWINLPLLFESIDKITAIEEIEKIFNLSQKIAYEYGVNLSLPNLYPDAKDRKCPYVDKNTVFIRSDGMVTPCSEFAYKHSVYINTHVKILNPVILGNLKTENIIDIWNKEIYVNFREIRRRISDNIPWCGDCPYSTSKCFFTETNSMDCYINEPGCNECLYSVNLAQCNI, from the coding sequence ATGGATGGGGATTATCCGGAAGCCCTGCAAATAGAGGTGACAAATAGGTGTAACTTTAATTGCCAGATGTGTGTGAGACGTATCTGGAACACTACATTAGTAGATTTAAATTTGGATTTATATAAGAAACTTGCATCCACATTTAAACATTTGAAGAGACTCATACTCTATGGTCTCGGCGAACCATTTGTTAATCCAAGTTTTATTGAAATGCTCAAAATTGCAAAAGAGAATTTGCCAAAAGACTCTGAGATTATCGTGAGCACAAATGGATCCCTACTCAATCCAATTTTGTCTGAAAAAATATTAAAGATCGGCGTTGATAACATTTCTTTTTCAATAGATACAGCCGACATGTCTAAACTTAAATATATTAGGGAGGGGTCCGAGCCATCGGCGCTTCTCAGCAACTTCCGTCATATTGCTAGAATGAAGAGACTCAATAAAAACTCCTTTAAATTAGGTATTGAAGCCGTTATTATGAAGAGTAATTTCATGGATCTCCCTAATCTCATTGAAGAGACAGCTAGAGAGGATGTTGACTACATTCTTGTTTCTCATGTTGTGCCATATACAAGGGATATGTTTAGTAACTCAATGTATATTACCATAAGCAAAAAACCATTGGAAATAGTTAAGTCAATTTTGCCTTATGGACGTAGAATCATATTAGATTCAATTTATGAAGAATTAGGAAGAATTTATGGTGTGAAATCAGAATTCGGGGTCTCAAAGATTATTAGTGAGTTTTGGAAGGAAGCGGAGAAAACCGGATATTGGATTAACCTCCCCCTTTTGTTTGAGTCAATAGATAAAATTACAGCAATTGAGGAGATTGAAAAAATATTTAATTTAAGCCAAAAAATAGCTTATGAATACGGTGTCAATCTAAGTCTTCCAAATCTCTATCCTGATGCCAAAGATAGAAAATGTCCATATGTTGATAAAAATACAGTATTCATTAGATCAGATGGTATGGTTACTCCCTGCTCAGAATTTGCCTATAAACACTCAGTTTATATTAATACGCATGTTAAAATTCTGAATCCAGTAATCCTTGGAAATCTGAAGACAGAGAATATAATAGACATATGGAATAAAGAAATATATGTTAACTTTAGAGAAATTAGACGGAGAATCTCTGATAATATACCATGGTGTGGCGATTGCCCATATTCAACGTCAAAATGCTTCTTCACCGAAACTAATAGCATGGACTGTTACATAAATGAACCAGGATGTAATGAGTGTTTATACAGTGTAAATCTAGCTCAATGCAACATATAA
- a CDS encoding hydrolase, producing the protein MIPKGLISREEAALIIIDVQEKLFPLVYERDKILDNIRKLIRFAKIIGIPIILTEQYPRGLGSTIPEVKELIPEIQPIEKVEFSCFGSEKFKALLRDLNVKALIITGIETHICIAQTSIEGLSNGYKSCVVIDATSSRNPEDKSAALERMIQSGVIIASTEMIIYELLKTAGTREFREVLKLIKS; encoded by the coding sequence TTGATCCCAAAGGGTTTAATCTCTAGAGAAGAAGCCGCCCTAATAATAATCGATGTCCAGGAGAAGCTTTTTCCACTAGTTTATGAGAGAGACAAAATACTTGACAATATACGTAAGTTAATCAGATTCGCTAAAATAATTGGTATACCAATAATACTGACGGAGCAGTATCCGAGGGGGTTAGGCTCAACTATACCGGAAGTTAAGGAGCTTATCCCAGAAATTCAACCAATCGAAAAAGTTGAGTTCAGCTGTTTCGGATCAGAAAAATTCAAGGCGCTTCTTAGGGATCTAAATGTTAAGGCGCTTATAATTACTGGTATAGAAACTCATATATGTATTGCACAGACATCCATTGAGGGCTTAAGTAACGGCTATAAATCATGCGTCGTTATAGATGCGACATCATCAAGAAATCCTGAAGATAAAAGCGCAGCGTTAGAAAGGATGATACAGAGCGGTGTCATAATAGCTTCAACCGAAATGATCATATATGAGCTACTAAAGACCGCTGGGACACGGGAATTCAGGGAAGTGCTAAAACTTATAAAATCTTAG
- a CDS encoding radical SAM protein yields the protein MVKIGFRGIRLPLYHLRVYDGVHKGLRLHLRLERDGSGVLIVNASRVLFLNKTAAEYIVSFIRGDSEDETVRKMVKRYDIDAETARKDYREILYIINTFVNTPDVCPISYLGVEKMEPFQKELSAPYRMDLAITYRCNNRCVHCYAGGPRETRELTKKEWFKIMDKIFSLGVPHVVFTGGEPTLRDDLPDLIAYAEKIGLICGLVTNGRRLKDKAYFQSLVDAGLDHIQITLESRDPEVHDKITGIAGSWHETLEGLKNAIESPIYTITNTTLNKYNVDGILETIRFIHDLGIRQFACNSIIYSGKAAQPETIKEFAIEESKLESILAKIRDYARELGMEFIWYTPTEYCVLDPLKLDLGIKTCSACRISMCIEPDGTVIPCQSYFSPLGNILRDDWMSIWQHPLCQEIRSRKYAPEKCHECPMLNICGGGCPLKIKYETYVCGSVL from the coding sequence ATGGTTAAGATAGGTTTCAGAGGGATTAGGCTTCCATTATATCACTTGAGGGTTTATGATGGTGTCCATAAGGGTTTAAGGCTTCATTTAAGGCTCGAGAGGGATGGGAGCGGCGTATTAATTGTTAATGCCTCGAGGGTTCTATTCCTCAATAAGACCGCAGCCGAATATATTGTCTCATTCATTAGGGGAGACAGCGAAGACGAAACCGTGAGGAAGATGGTTAAGCGCTATGATATTGATGCTGAAACGGCACGCAAGGACTACCGTGAAATCCTTTATATAATAAACACCTTTGTGAATACGCCTGATGTCTGCCCAATCTCATATCTTGGCGTTGAGAAGATGGAGCCATTCCAGAAGGAGCTGAGCGCGCCATACCGCATGGACCTAGCGATAACATATAGATGCAACAATAGATGCGTCCACTGCTATGCTGGTGGACCTAGAGAAACAAGGGAGCTGACGAAAAAAGAATGGTTTAAGATTATGGATAAAATCTTTAGTCTCGGGGTTCCACATGTCGTTTTCACCGGTGGTGAACCAACATTAAGGGATGATCTGCCAGATTTAATAGCGTATGCGGAGAAGATTGGGCTTATATGCGGGCTGGTCACTAATGGGCGTAGGCTTAAGGATAAAGCGTACTTCCAATCCCTAGTTGACGCTGGCCTAGACCACATTCAAATAACCCTCGAATCCCGTGATCCAGAGGTTCATGATAAAATAACTGGTATTGCTGGGAGCTGGCATGAGACCCTCGAAGGTTTGAAGAACGCTATTGAATCGCCAATATATACCATAACTAATACGACGCTTAACAAATACAATGTTGATGGCATACTAGAGACTATAAGATTTATACACGACCTTGGAATAAGGCAGTTCGCATGCAACAGTATAATATATTCTGGGAAAGCCGCTCAACCAGAGACTATCAAAGAGTTCGCGATAGAAGAGTCTAAGCTTGAGTCGATACTCGCTAAAATTAGGGATTACGCGCGTGAGCTTGGGATGGAATTCATATGGTATACGCCGACAGAATATTGTGTATTGGATCCGCTTAAGCTGGATTTAGGAATAAAGACTTGTAGTGCATGCCGAATAAGCATGTGTATAGAACCCGACGGGACGGTTATACCATGCCAGAGCTATTTTTCTCCGCTTGGAAATATACTTAGGGATGATTGGATGAGCATTTGGCAGCATCCGTTATGCCAGGAAATTAGAAGCCGAAAGTATGCTCCTGAGAAGTGCCATGAATGCCCAATGCTGAATATTTGTGGCGGAGGCTGCCCACTGAAAATCAAATATGAGACTTATGTTTGTGGCAGTGTTCTATAA
- a CDS encoding histone deacetylase has product MPPKRTCIIYHEKFAQYDLRITHPFRGDRFLKAIEHFERKNLLNLPNIKLVRPEPIKKEDLLIVHSRDYVELIFRLAEMEESYDIDTPTSKSILEAAMYIIGGVLMAGEAIVKGEFERAVALGGGFHHAGRDYGGGFCLFNDIAILIEHLRRNFGLKKFLVLDYDVHAGNGTSDIYYSDPTVLVISIHQDPMTIYPGRGFINEIGDGDGRGYNVNVPLPIRTGEEAYLYALREIFSPLAREFKPDIIIANGGSDAHFADHLGSLGLTAKGFFKIARLIGNVADEICSGKAALLVASGYNALVLPYCWYALAAGIAGLDLNENSIEDYYPASPNPWNNMEKVGKIIDGIREILGEYWNCFK; this is encoded by the coding sequence TTGCCTCCTAAAAGAACGTGCATAATCTATCATGAGAAGTTTGCTCAATACGATCTTAGAATTACCCATCCATTTAGGGGAGATAGGTTTCTGAAGGCTATAGAGCACTTTGAGAGGAAAAATCTCCTAAACTTACCTAACATAAAATTGGTTAGGCCGGAGCCGATTAAAAAGGAAGATCTTTTGATCGTGCATAGTAGGGATTATGTTGAGCTTATATTTCGTTTGGCGGAGATGGAAGAGTCATATGATATAGACACGCCGACATCTAAGAGCATACTTGAGGCAGCAATGTATATTATCGGCGGGGTTCTTATGGCTGGAGAGGCTATTGTTAAAGGTGAATTCGAGAGAGCTGTTGCCCTTGGCGGAGGCTTTCATCATGCTGGCAGAGATTATGGCGGAGGCTTCTGTCTCTTCAATGACATAGCGATATTAATTGAGCATCTGAGGAGAAATTTTGGGCTGAAAAAGTTTCTGGTCCTCGATTATGATGTTCACGCTGGAAATGGGACGAGCGACATATACTACTCAGACCCAACAGTGCTAGTTATCTCCATACACCAGGACCCGATGACGATTTATCCTGGTCGGGGCTTTATAAATGAAATAGGCGATGGGGATGGCAGAGGCTATAACGTAAATGTTCCGCTTCCAATAAGGACTGGCGAGGAGGCTTACCTTTATGCTTTGAGGGAAATTTTTTCACCGCTTGCCAGAGAATTTAAGCCCGATATTATAATTGCTAATGGTGGAAGCGACGCGCATTTCGCAGACCACCTTGGAAGCTTAGGCTTAACGGCAAAGGGATTCTTTAAGATAGCGCGTTTAATAGGTAATGTAGCCGATGAGATTTGTAGTGGAAAGGCTGCTTTGCTCGTTGCCAGCGGATACAACGCACTTGTTCTCCCGTACTGCTGGTATGCACTAGCAGCGGGCATAGCAGGCTTAGACTTAAATGAGAATAGCATTGAAGATTATTATCCAGCATCTCCAAATCCATGGAATAATATGGAGAAGGTTGGGAAGATAATTGATGGGATAAGGGAGATCTTAGGTGAATACTGGAATTGCTTTAAATAG
- a CDS encoding ABC transporter ATP-binding protein, with the protein MMSLYIQNVSKSFGGVRALDDVELSVKQGEFMVIMGPSGCGKTTLLLVTLGALKPDKGSIWMGGREITNLSIEERNIGYVPQDFGLFPHLNVYENIAFGLRVKGIPKEEIDEKVKNLLRMVDLEGFEMRKPKELSGGQKQRVALARALAINPSLLLLDEPLSNIDEVTKAEVITNLKSLQRKTGVTTVCVTHNPEDAFRLGDCIAIMYSGRIIQCGEPKEILENPRNEVVKKLIAPIYVLLK; encoded by the coding sequence ATGATGAGCCTTTACATACAGAATGTTTCTAAGTCTTTCGGTGGGGTGAGAGCCTTGGATGATGTTGAGTTATCAGTGAAGCAGGGCGAGTTTATGGTTATTATGGGTCCAAGTGGATGCGGTAAAACAACATTATTACTAGTGACACTAGGCGCCTTAAAGCCAGATAAAGGTTCAATATGGATGGGTGGTAGGGAAATCACCAACTTATCGATTGAGGAGAGGAATATAGGTTATGTGCCGCAAGACTTTGGACTCTTTCCACATCTAAACGTTTATGAGAACATAGCTTTTGGATTAAGGGTTAAAGGCATCCCAAAGGAGGAAATCGACGAGAAAGTTAAAAACCTATTACGGATGGTCGATTTAGAAGGATTTGAGATGCGGAAACCCAAGGAGTTAAGCGGCGGCCAGAAGCAACGTGTAGCATTGGCTAGAGCCCTTGCGATAAACCCATCCCTACTTCTACTTGATGAACCTCTTAGCAATATTGATGAGGTGACAAAGGCTGAGGTTATAACAAACCTAAAGAGTTTACAGAGAAAGACTGGTGTGACAACAGTCTGTGTGACGCATAATCCCGAGGATGCATTTAGGCTTGGAGACTGCATCGCGATAATGTATTCTGGAAGGATAATACAGTGCGGGGAGCCGAAAGAAATTCTAGAGAACCCTAGGAATGAGGTTGTTAAGAAACTTATAGCCCCAATATATGTGCTACTAAAATAA
- a CDS encoding ABC transporter permease subunit, translating into MIDKSRVIINLMASAVIAYMLISVFYLYVAVGENWNLVLNALLDNRVHGAIFISVSSALLVGILAIAASIPVAYILTYARFRGKEILETLLVDLPQTFPPVTEGLVYLLMFGRFGLAYTFAAVIIAKFYVSAPFTISFAVRRFREIKESGIDIIARSLGARTSHILSRILLPLSARDMAAGFSLTWARAMGELAATLIFAGAIPWATETLPALIYLASSEKPQVAIAASVITETLSIISLLSFKLIARRR; encoded by the coding sequence ATGATTGATAAATCCAGAGTCATAATAAATTTGATGGCTTCGGCAGTAATAGCTTACATGCTAATATCGGTTTTTTATCTATATGTTGCAGTTGGAGAGAATTGGAATCTCGTTTTAAACGCCCTCTTAGATAATAGAGTTCATGGCGCAATATTTATTAGCGTCTCCTCAGCGCTGCTTGTCGGCATCCTAGCGATAGCAGCATCCATCCCCGTAGCTTACATTTTAACTTACGCAAGATTCCGTGGAAAAGAGATTCTAGAAACGCTCCTAGTAGACCTTCCCCAGACATTTCCGCCAGTCACCGAAGGTCTAGTCTATCTGCTCATGTTCGGACGCTTCGGCTTAGCATATACATTCGCAGCAGTAATAATAGCGAAGTTCTATGTTTCCGCACCGTTCACGATAAGCTTTGCAGTTAGGCGCTTCAGAGAAATAAAAGAGAGTGGAATAGATATAATAGCTAGGTCTCTTGGCGCGAGAACCAGTCACATTCTCAGTAGAATTCTACTTCCCCTCTCAGCCAGAGATATGGCTGCTGGCTTCTCTCTAACTTGGGCTAGGGCTATGGGCGAACTCGCTGCAACATTAATCTTTGCTGGCGCAATCCCATGGGCAACTGAGACACTTCCGGCTCTAATATATCTGGCTTCGTCCGAAAAACCGCAGGTGGCAATAGCTGCCTCAGTTATAACGGAGACTCTATCCATAATTTCGCTACTTTCATTTAAGCTTATTGCAAGAAGGAGATGA
- a CDS encoding nascent polypeptide-associated complex protein produces the protein MRKISPREARRMMQRMGLSMSPMEVEEVILKTKDREIIIERPDVAVLEIQGQKIFQISGGRISEKTIERRILIPEEDVHLVAQQANVSLEEARAALEQTKGDLAQAILLLSQK, from the coding sequence ATGCGCAAAATAAGCCCTAGAGAAGCTAGGAGAATGATGCAGCGTATGGGTTTAAGCATGAGTCCAATGGAGGTTGAAGAAGTAATATTGAAGACTAAAGACAGGGAGATAATTATTGAAAGACCGGATGTCGCTGTTTTAGAAATTCAGGGGCAGAAGATATTTCAGATATCTGGTGGAAGAATCTCTGAAAAAACAATTGAAAGGAGAATTCTGATACCGGAAGAAGATGTCCACTTAGTTGCACAGCAGGCGAATGTTAGTTTGGAGGAAGCTAGAGCCGCGCTGGAACAGACAAAAGGGGATTTAGCGCAGGCAATTCTGCTCCTAAGCCAAAAATAA
- a CDS encoding PUA domain-containing protein: MFRRRFTLEQIRKIADYQFGKGVGENLFPENVEIIFSKRTGRIRYIYLDGKLLAALNPTTGLFTLTIEGAKRVFSSMNPKRSWVKISDEAVPFVESGGDVFAKHVIESDKNIRPEEEVIVIDREENVIGVGKAMLSGAEMMTFNRGIAVKIRRGRRED, encoded by the coding sequence ATGTTTAGAAGAAGGTTTACCCTAGAGCAAATAAGGAAGATAGCTGACTACCAATTTGGTAAAGGTGTAGGTGAGAACCTTTTTCCAGAAAATGTTGAAATAATCTTCTCTAAGAGGACTGGTAGAATAAGGTATATTTATTTAGATGGAAAATTATTGGCTGCATTAAACCCTACAACCGGGCTGTTCACATTAACTATAGAGGGGGCTAAGAGAGTTTTCTCATCAATGAATCCAAAGCGCTCATGGGTTAAAATTAGCGATGAAGCCGTGCCATTTGTTGAAAGTGGAGGCGATGTATTCGCTAAGCATGTGATCGAGTCAGACAAAAATATACGCCCAGAAGAGGAAGTTATAGTTATAGACCGTGAAGAAAATGTTATAGGGGTTGGTAAAGCTATGCTTTCGGGCGCTGAGATGATGACCTTCAATAGGGGTATAGCTGTTAAAATTCGCAGGGGAAGAAGAGAAGATTAA
- a CDS encoding multiprotein bridging factor aMBF1 gives MQCEVCGREIVGKPHKVIIEGAKMITCNECAKLSSDYWTPESKRLEMKSPPKKKAISPLTLNRSIVSGEKAASIAVSSEDLEVVEGFGLIVRRARERLNLTPEDLGKKIGEKESVIKKIESEKIIPDIRLAMKLEHALKIKILSKPAEPQVVKTTPTSKYERGVTLGEIIHIKNVKRRKERDEGDNSISQGSI, from the coding sequence TTGCAATGTGAAGTTTGCGGACGAGAGATAGTTGGTAAACCACATAAGGTAATTATTGAAGGAGCTAAAATGATCACATGTAACGAATGTGCAAAATTAAGCTCAGATTATTGGACACCCGAATCTAAAAGATTGGAGATGAAGAGCCCTCCAAAAAAGAAGGCAATAAGTCCTTTAACATTGAATAGAAGTATAGTTTCTGGAGAAAAAGCCGCTTCAATCGCGGTTTCCTCCGAAGACCTAGAAGTTGTTGAGGGATTTGGCCTAATAGTTAGAAGGGCTAGGGAAAGATTAAACTTAACTCCAGAGGATCTGGGTAAAAAAATTGGTGAGAAGGAATCTGTCATAAAGAAGATTGAGAGTGAAAAAATTATACCCGACATAAGGTTAGCTATGAAACTTGAGCATGCACTGAAGATAAAAATACTTTCTAAGCCAGCGGAACCGCAAGTCGTGAAAACGACTCCGACATCAAAATATGAGAGAGGGGTCACTTTAGGTGAAATAATTCATATAAAAAATGTTAAGAGGAGGAAAGAAAGGGACGAGGGCGATAATAGTATATCGCAGGGATCCATTTGA
- the hflX gene encoding GTPase HflX has protein sequence MDELRSLAEAAGYEIVGLLEQVRHPHPRYHIGPGKVKELAQMVKDLKAEKVIFGNELKIVQVYNLAKAIGVEVIDRLQLILEIFVRRASTKEAKLQIELARLRYELAHAKEKVRLAKMGEQPGFHGLGKYEADVYYETIRRQLHKIQEKLMEIKRTREIHRTRRFELGFPTISLAGYTNSGKSTLFNALTKENVLVDSGVFTTLSTTTRVIEIFGEKIFVTDTVGFIDRLPITLIEAFRSTLEETIFSDLILLVVDVSEPFDEILRKLSASLEIIREIGATGIPIIAALNKIDLISQEELWEKIESLNKIFNLKFVPISALYEINLDLLRDEIARVLRRYIESSFVIPASQESFSFLSWIFENTKVHKVTYESNLLSVHFSAPPNLIDKIRSQVEEMGGKFGKT, from the coding sequence ATGGATGAACTTAGAAGTTTAGCTGAAGCAGCTGGATATGAAATTGTTGGTTTACTTGAACAGGTTAGGCATCCTCATCCACGTTACCATATAGGTCCTGGAAAAGTAAAAGAGCTAGCGCAAATGGTTAAGGATTTAAAAGCAGAGAAAGTAATTTTTGGAAATGAATTGAAGATTGTTCAAGTATACAATCTTGCGAAAGCAATAGGTGTTGAAGTTATTGATCGCCTACAACTTATACTTGAAATCTTCGTCAGAAGAGCTTCAACTAAAGAAGCTAAGCTTCAAATTGAATTAGCAAGGTTACGTTATGAGCTTGCTCATGCTAAGGAGAAGGTTAGACTTGCCAAAATGGGTGAACAACCGGGGTTTCATGGTTTAGGAAAGTATGAAGCTGACGTGTATTATGAGACTATTAGAAGACAGCTTCATAAGATACAGGAAAAACTTATGGAAATTAAGAGAACTAGGGAGATACACCGCACCCGCAGATTTGAACTTGGTTTTCCAACAATCTCGTTAGCTGGGTATACGAATTCCGGTAAGAGCACGTTATTTAATGCATTAACGAAAGAAAATGTTCTAGTCGATTCAGGAGTTTTCACAACACTCTCAACAACAACTAGAGTTATCGAGATTTTTGGTGAGAAAATTTTTGTGACAGACACGGTTGGTTTCATAGACCGTTTACCTATTACTCTAATAGAAGCTTTCCGTTCAACTCTTGAGGAGACGATATTTTCAGATTTAATTCTTTTAGTTGTTGATGTAAGCGAACCATTTGATGAAATCTTAAGAAAACTATCAGCATCACTTGAAATAATACGTGAGATAGGAGCTACAGGAATACCTATTATAGCAGCGTTAAATAAAATTGACTTGATATCTCAAGAAGAGTTATGGGAGAAAATTGAGAGTCTAAATAAAATTTTTAACTTGAAGTTTGTTCCCATCTCCGCTCTCTATGAGATCAATTTGGATTTGCTTAGAGATGAAATAGCGAGAGTTTTAAGAAGATATATTGAGTCATCTTTTGTTATTCCAGCAAGCCAGGAATCTTTCTCTTTTCTTTCCTGGATTTTTGAGAATACAAAGGTGCATAAAGTTACATATGAGAGTAACCTGTTAAGTGTACATTTTAGTGCTCCACCAAACCTGATAGACAAGATTAGAAGTCAAGTTGAAGAGATGGGTGGTAAATTTGGAAAAACATGA